CCCCAGTCACGAGAGCAATGCGTGTATTCATTGATTCCATCTTTTTACTCCTACTCAAATCTTGCCTATAGCCCGAACTCAATTTGATCCACGTACATTTACGGAACTTTATAGTATCGGAACTAATAAGTCTCGTATTTGGACATTGGAAATATGGAATTCTTTGGTCAATAAAAAAATTGGTAAAAAGATAGTTCCCTGTGATTTCGAAATCATTTTGTATGTTATAATCAGATCCGAATGGAAAAGAAAAAAAGAGAAACAGTTCCGAAAAAAGCCACTCAAACACCGGTACTAGGGAGGAAACGAGATCCCTCTCTGGATGCCTCCATTCTCAAAGCAACTATTGAGATGCTTGCTGAAGAAGGGTTTGATGGAATGACGATGGACAAAATCGCCATCAAAGTTGGTACAGGAAAGGCAGCTTGTTACAGACGTTGGCCGTCCAAAGTCAAACTTGTCAAAGACGCTTTGATATGGATGAATCGTAACCAGTTAGAACTCGAAAAAATTCCCGATACAGGTTCTCTTAGAAATGATTTTTTAGCTATCCTCAAACCCCATTCGATGGAAGAAGCCAACGCAAAACTTCGAGTACTCGGAGGCTTAGGGACATTTTGGTTGGATGAAGAAATCGAAAAAAAAGGAATCACTGAAATTTTTGGACCTTGGACTGAAATGAACCGAACACTTATCCAAAGAGCCATGGATCGCGGAGAAATTTCTAAAAAAGCAAATGTAAATCTTGTTTGTAAAGTGCTAAACTCGATGGCAACTTACCGCGCGCTTATCGAACGAAAACCTCCCGACAAAACACTGTTTATCGCACTCATTGACCAAGTGGTGATGCCTGCCTTAAAAAACCCAGGTTAAATTCTCTTATGCGCCTCACTTCGGTTAGATGATTAAACTTTTTTCAATCACGACCGCGCTATTCGCTCCAATCTTTCGCTTCTGCGAAAGGATTTCCGCTTCTATCGCTGGCGCGTGGATTGGAGCGATTACGAAGCGTTCCTCAAGTTTGTATTTAAAAACATCGGAATGGATATAGGGAAGAAAGGTTCCTAGAGAATTTTTCTTATCATCTGTCAAGCTTCAAAATAACAACAGCGAATATACGCAATGCGCTTAAACTTCAGAATATGGGGAATAAACGTAATGCGTATAAACGCGGAGTTACAAAATAAATTTGCCTTTTGAGGGATGTTGTTAAGGGCGTGAACACGATTCAAACATGTGGCCTAACTTTTTTATCATTATAAAAGTTTGAATGTTCCGTTTGACTGTTTTTACCTCATAACCATGGGGTTTCTTGCATAAATAGTCAAAGGGTAAAAAGTTAAACGTCTTTATTTTAGTCTTTCTAAAACACCCTTTCGTTTCACAATATTTTTATAGTCCCATTGGATTTTCTTTGCTTGGCCGAGCCAACGTTTTAAGTCTTTTTTATTGATTTGGCTGACATCCGTATAACGAACTTCTGCTGCTTTAAAACTCCCCTCAGGTTCTAACCCTTTCTCTTCAAAAGTTTGCCCACTCCAAAAGAGAAGACGAATGCAACTCTTTAGTTTGCTATAGCCAACAATGGGATTTCCATCCAGAAACCAAACAGGATGTGCATGCCAAATTTTCTTCTCTGCTTTTGATAAATGCAAATCGATTTCCTCATAGAGAACATTACAAATTTCTCTTTCCGACGGAGATTGGGTCTTGTTGTATGTTTCGATTTCTTTACTCATTGGTATCCTTTTCCTATCTGATTTATTAAAGGTTAATGTTCTATAGATTCAAAAGAAAAATATAAGACCGAATTTCCAATATGAATCTAAAAACGCAAAATCATATAATTTCGGAATACACAAGCCAACACATCGCCACATATAAATCTATGCAGCGATTCTGAAATCTAAAACTATTTACAGATTTTCTTTAGCGTTGAAACTACTTTAACATCAACAGTAGGCCAAAGTTTACTTACCCCATCAGAACCTTTGTGTAAATCATTACATTCTGCATTTAATTTACCGAGTCCTGATTGCAAGCCAAGAGTTACTACATCCACAGTCCCTGTAACTTCTACTGCATCATCTTTCCAAACAAAGTTCACTGGTACCGATACTTTAGAATTTCCCAATCGCAAATTTAATTTTGCAGTCCCTGTTTCCCCAGCAGTGATCTCTGAAAAGGTTCCTGAGATTTTTTTATTTCCTTTCACAGAACCAAAAAAGAATTTTTTAATTTTTCCATCCCGATCTGGTACACCTGAGTTGACGGAAGAAGAATCAATTTGGAATTGTAAAGAGTTTACCGCACCAAACTTTGATTTGTCTTTTTGTTTGCCGACTACTTTGATCGAATCGAACTTTCCTTTAACACCTGTTTTCTCTGTAAATTTGAACGCTGTCCACTCTAAAGAGGTTTGCGATGGGTCGTATTCATATATGCAATTTTCTTGTGCAAAGAGTCCAGTGGAGAAACAGAGTGCGATTAGTACCAAAATAGAATTAAAAATTTTCATAGGAACCTCTAGTTGAAAATAGAAAATCCTGAACTAAGTTTTGTCAAGTGGAGTCTAAGGTTCGAATCACAATTCGCATGTTAAAATTCTTACATTTGTTGGTATTTCATTTCAAGAACCAACTCTTCAAACCCAAAGAAGAATCTCATTCCATACGGCTTTCTTCCCATGAAGATTTGGCAAAATCAGTTTTGGATTTTTTATCCGAATCATTGCACATCCATTCTGTTCCAAGTGAAATGATTGAGGGATTTCGGTCTCTTCGTAGTAGATATTACCAGCTAACAAAGGAAATTTTTTATGATTTTCTATTTGCTGCTTCCCACCAATACCAAATTCGTTTAAATATTGTTCAAAAAACATTACAAGACATAAGATATTATACCACGCAAGATGCACCCTTTGTCTTCCAGGCGAGAGGTGAAGGTGGAAGTTTACCAGAACTTTATGCCATCCTGAGTTACCAAACATCCTCCTATCTAGTCAAACCACTACATCGGTTTGATGCGGAAGAGGAATGGTATTCTGAAAAAGAATTATTAAAACTCATCGGAATCAAATCAAACAAAGATTACACTGATTGGATCATTGCCGAACCGACCTTCCCATTTTCAACAAACAAAGAAACATCAAAATCACATTCTTCCGTTACCAATGCTTTAAAACAAATTTTACATCTAATTCGAATGGAATCCAAAGACATTTGGATTGTGTTTATTTATGGAATCGGAATTGGGATTTTATCGTTAGTGGTTCCTGTTGCCACATCATCCCTTGTCAACATTGTGGCTTTTGGTGTGATGATCCAACCAGTCATCATATTAACATTGTTAGTTGTATTTTTCTTAGGGTTTGCTGGTGCCATGCAGACAATCCAAATCTACGTAGTGGAGATTTTGCAACGACGTGTTTTTGTGAGAATTGCCACTGAGTTTGCGGTGAAATTTCCCAAAATTCGCCAAGATGTCTTAGATAAACACCACAACCCCGAACTTGTGAATCGATTCTTTGATACAATGACCATCCAAAAATCCATCCATTCCTTGTTAGTTGATGGACTTTCGGTTGTATTGACCACTGTAATTGGTTTTATCCTGATTTCTTTTTATCACCCTATCTTTATTGTGTTTTCCTTTATCATTTTACTCTTCGGTGGGTATTGGGTCATCTATCGATTGGGAAAACCCGCTGCAGAAAACTATATCAAAATTTCAAAAGAAAAATACAAAGTGGCTGCTTGGTTAGAAGAAATATCCAGACATTCTGCCCTCTTCCACTCTACCTTTGGATCCAATTTCGCCTTGGACAAAGCCGATTCTCTTATTCGAGACTACTTATATGCCAGAAAAAAATACTTTTTCAATTACATCCGGCAAATCATTGGCCTTGTAGGAATCCAGGCTTTAGCTAGTGCCATCGTACTTGGATTAGGTGGATATTTAGTCATCCATAGACAACTTACGATTGGACAACTCGTGGCAGCAGAACTTGTCATTGCCAAAGTACTCAGCGATATCTCCAAATTTGGAAAACAGCTGGATAGTTTTTATAGTTTGATTGCAGCCGTTGACAAAATCAATTCAGTATTCAACCTACCTACCATCCCAGTAAAAACAGTTGAATTTGAAATTCCCGAAGGCCCAATCCAGGCGCAATTATCAGGAATTGGTTATTCGTTAACCAATGGCCACAAAATCTTCAGCCAATTCCAACTGAAAATTCCAGCAGGAAAATCCATTGGAGTCTCTTCCAATACCGCTTACGATGCACAGATTCTTTTAGATTTGTTATGTGGTCTCAGAGAACCTTCATCCGGTATTGTGGAATACAATCACCAGAACATCCATGAAGTTTCCAAAGAACAAATCCACTCTGTTACTTTTTTAGTTCGAGGAAATGAAATCTTTGAAGGAACCATCTTAGAAAACATCCGGGTAGGACGAGAAGAAATACCACTCATTGAGATCAGAGAACTTTTATTAGATCTTGGAATCTGGGAAACAATCCAATCTTTACCAAATGGAATCCATACTCCACTTTTAACATTTGGTCATCCTTTTGATACGACCCAAACCACCATTCTTTCTTTAGCCCGGGCCATCGTTGGGAAACCAAAACTCTTGTTAATCGATGGAATTTTAGACCAACTACCACCACAAATTCTTTCGGCATCTCTCAAAGTATTGTTACAAAAAAATAGGGAGTGGACTCTACTTGTTGTTTCCAAATCACCAAGTATTCTTTCCCAAATGGACCAAGTTTTACGTTTAGAAAACGATACCCATTCCCTAAAGGTAAACTCGTAAAGTTATTATATGAAAACCGATATGTCACAGAAATGGAAACTTTATAAAAATCTACCTTCGT
Above is a window of Leptospira wolbachii serovar Codice str. CDC DNA encoding:
- a CDS encoding ABC transporter transmembrane domain-containing protein → MLKFLHLLVFHFKNQLFKPKEESHSIRLSSHEDLAKSVLDFLSESLHIHSVPSEMIEGFRSLRSRYYQLTKEIFYDFLFAASHQYQIRLNIVQKTLQDIRYYTTQDAPFVFQARGEGGSLPELYAILSYQTSSYLVKPLHRFDAEEEWYSEKELLKLIGIKSNKDYTDWIIAEPTFPFSTNKETSKSHSSVTNALKQILHLIRMESKDIWIVFIYGIGIGILSLVVPVATSSLVNIVAFGVMIQPVIILTLLVVFFLGFAGAMQTIQIYVVEILQRRVFVRIATEFAVKFPKIRQDVLDKHHNPELVNRFFDTMTIQKSIHSLLVDGLSVVLTTVIGFILISFYHPIFIVFSFIILLFGGYWVIYRLGKPAAENYIKISKEKYKVAAWLEEISRHSALFHSTFGSNFALDKADSLIRDYLYARKKYFFNYIRQIIGLVGIQALASAIVLGLGGYLVIHRQLTIGQLVAAELVIAKVLSDISKFGKQLDSFYSLIAAVDKINSVFNLPTIPVKTVEFEIPEGPIQAQLSGIGYSLTNGHKIFSQFQLKIPAGKSIGVSSNTAYDAQILLDLLCGLREPSSGIVEYNHQNIHEVSKEQIHSVTFLVRGNEIFEGTILENIRVGREEIPLIEIRELLLDLGIWETIQSLPNGIHTPLLTFGHPFDTTQTTILSLARAIVGKPKLLLIDGILDQLPPQILSASLKVLLQKNREWTLLVVSKSPSILSQMDQVLRLENDTHSLKVNS
- a CDS encoding YceI family protein, which translates into the protein MKIFNSILVLIALCFSTGLFAQENCIYEYDPSQTSLEWTAFKFTEKTGVKGKFDSIKVVGKQKDKSKFGAVNSLQFQIDSSSVNSGVPDRDGKIKKFFFGSVKGNKKISGTFSEITAGETGTAKLNLRLGNSKVSVPVNFVWKDDAVEVTGTVDVVTLGLQSGLGKLNAECNDLHKGSDGVSKLWPTVDVKVVSTLKKICK
- a CDS encoding DUF1801 domain-containing protein, producing the protein MSKEIETYNKTQSPSEREICNVLYEEIDLHLSKAEKKIWHAHPVWFLDGNPIVGYSKLKSCIRLLFWSGQTFEEKGLEPEGSFKAAEVRYTDVSQINKKDLKRWLGQAKKIQWDYKNIVKRKGVLERLK
- a CDS encoding TetR/AcrR family transcriptional regulator; amino-acid sequence: MEKKKRETVPKKATQTPVLGRKRDPSLDASILKATIEMLAEEGFDGMTMDKIAIKVGTGKAACYRRWPSKVKLVKDALIWMNRNQLELEKIPDTGSLRNDFLAILKPHSMEEANAKLRVLGGLGTFWLDEEIEKKGITEIFGPWTEMNRTLIQRAMDRGEISKKANVNLVCKVLNSMATYRALIERKPPDKTLFIALIDQVVMPALKNPG